In the Drosophila gunungcola strain Sukarami unplaced genomic scaffold, Dgunungcola_SK_2 000001F, whole genome shotgun sequence genome, one interval contains:
- the LOC128261424 gene encoding adult cuticle protein 1, with protein sequence MSVSFVSSVTEITEANMKFAVVVVLFALAYGVNSSVVPLLTSVHGGVVVGVPQVAGSVAIQASAVPAAVPVALSPAGPVLIQSGPSVIAAPVPAVVAAHAPAVVAAHAPAVVAVAAPEASYVAKTRGAVHVAPLPGHVQSAASVNLEPAPGTW encoded by the exons ATGTCAGTTAGTTTCGTTTCAAGCGTCACTGAGATCACAGAAGCCAACATGAAG TTCGCCGTTGTCGTAGTCTTGTTCGCTTTGGCCTATGGTGTCAACAGTTCGGTGGTGCCGCTCCTGACCTCCGTCCACGGAGGAGTGGTGGTTGGAGTTCCCCAAGTGGCCGGTTCGGTTGCCATTCAGGCATCGGCTGTTCCCGCTGCCGTTCCCGTCGCCCTGTCTCCGGCCGGACCCGTGCTCATCCAATCCGGTCCATCGGTGATTGCCGCTCCCGTTCCCGCCGTGGTGGCTGCCCATGCTCCTGCCGTGGTGGCTGCTCATGCTCCTGCTGTGGTGGCCGTCGCTGCTCCGGAGGCCAGCTATGTGGCCAAGACCCGTGGAGCCGTCCATGTGGCTCCTCTGCCCGGACATGTGCAGTCTGCCGCCTCCGTGAACCTGGAACCCGCACCAGGCACCTGGTAA
- the LOC128261627 gene encoding ATP synthase subunit g, mitochondrial: MLKCQTILDSSKFDNFLRQGSEEKIVKSEILFLFYFFILKMSQLVVKAKALANKVVVAARPQLEEFWKYAKVELSPPMPADFQKLKKTAETAKNASKKDVKGQLKKSGIGQVTVSEAWLNVLVTVEVITWFYMGEVIGRRHFVGYKV; encoded by the exons ATGCTTAAATGTCAAACAATTCTTGACAGCTCGAAGTTTGATAACTTTTTACGACAAGGTTCTGaagaaaaaattgtgaaatctgaaattttgttcttgttttatttttttattttaaaaatgagtCAATTGGTTGTCAAGGCAAAGGCCCTTGCCAATA AGGTAGTTGTGGCTGCACGTCCGCAGCTCGAGGAATTCTGGAAATATGCCAAGGTGGAGCTATCGCCCCCAATGCCCGCCGATTTCCAGAAGCTGAAAAAGACCGCAGAGACCGCCAAGAATGCCTCCAAGAAGGATGTGAAGGGGCAGCTGAAGAAGTCCGGAATTGGCCAGGTCACCGTCAGCGAGGCCTGGCTAAATGTTCTGGTCACCGTGGAGGTGATTACCTGGTTCTACATGGGCGAGGTCATCGGTCGCCGTCACTTTGTCGGCTACAAGGTCTAA